The following coding sequences are from one Luteolibacter yonseiensis window:
- a CDS encoding peptidoglycan D,D-transpeptidase FtsI family protein, with amino-acid sequence MEPSYRLRLYLLTALILVGFGGLLSRLHEFQIVNRDEYLRKVPGNRTVTVREPGIRGEITDRNGITLAKNVRNYEVSLNLDEIRQAYLAQHEDPEIEKLTKEDGMSRKRVEKDIVAIVTDGPVRILGAPGLDLARPYNAKELRTHYITHGGLVPFSYRSDLTYEEFAKFAEHNLDLPGVYLSLRPQRDYPYGALASHVLGYITKWKKGDVPESAMRKYDHYIGDDKGIAGVEATMDKYLQGPEGQKAVVKDEKGRTIRMSDYTKPGSGAKVKLAIDAPVQYLLENTLRYAGRAAGVIMDVNTGEVLAMASIPDLNPNDFYPTISQSNFDGYNHNKLAPLTNRAISPFPPGSTMKIPISISAALVNMANKHYTCNGYVSYGNARVKCWIGRPPHNSSHGGQNISEAIQHSCNPYFNHLANSMPRDALIEGCSMVNIGKRTGIELPSEDSGILTGSRAWRAAYPNEALTDHAVAMLSIGQGQSMATPLQVCSVAACVANGGKYYQPRVVKEVISESGKVLVADTPKLQIDLIKAGIKPADFELIRKGMFMSTNERGGTSGKVKLPNIVAASKSGTAQATEFGKFTNTSWIMSFAPYENPKYAVCIMVQNAQSGGAVVGPLVNLVYRGLFARDLKGIRLPLKPQTKVPGYIGENIKAIEITPEAIAAVEAGDTSPAPEAISAVAAEIPPATEEEVGETGEESGDVPPTIQPEPVTDTIPLPTVTPAADAEGSVIPKALPVKED; translated from the coding sequence ATGGAACCCAGCTACCGCCTCAGACTCTATCTTCTCACCGCCCTCATCCTTGTGGGCTTCGGCGGGTTGTTGTCGCGGTTGCACGAATTCCAGATCGTCAATCGGGATGAGTATCTTCGGAAAGTCCCCGGCAACCGCACCGTCACCGTCCGCGAACCCGGCATCCGTGGCGAAATCACGGACCGCAACGGCATCACCCTCGCCAAGAACGTCCGCAACTACGAGGTATCCCTGAATCTCGACGAAATCCGCCAGGCTTATCTCGCCCAGCATGAGGATCCGGAGATCGAAAAGCTTACGAAGGAGGACGGCATGTCGCGCAAACGTGTCGAGAAAGACATCGTCGCCATCGTGACCGACGGACCGGTGAGGATTCTCGGAGCGCCCGGGCTGGACCTCGCGAGACCCTACAATGCCAAGGAACTCCGCACCCACTACATCACCCACGGCGGGCTGGTGCCCTTCAGCTACCGCTCCGACCTCACCTATGAGGAGTTCGCGAAATTCGCCGAACACAATCTCGACCTGCCGGGTGTCTACCTGAGCCTCCGGCCCCAGCGCGATTATCCTTATGGCGCGCTCGCCAGCCATGTCCTCGGCTACATCACCAAATGGAAAAAAGGCGATGTCCCGGAAAGCGCCATGCGCAAATACGACCACTATATCGGTGATGACAAGGGCATCGCAGGGGTGGAGGCGACGATGGACAAATACCTGCAAGGTCCGGAAGGCCAGAAGGCGGTGGTGAAGGATGAAAAAGGCCGCACCATCCGCATGTCAGACTACACCAAGCCGGGCAGCGGAGCGAAGGTGAAACTCGCTATCGACGCACCCGTCCAATACTTGCTCGAAAACACCCTGCGCTACGCAGGCCGGGCGGCGGGCGTCATCATGGATGTGAATACCGGTGAAGTCCTCGCCATGGCGTCCATTCCGGATCTGAACCCGAACGACTTCTACCCCACGATTTCCCAGTCCAACTTCGACGGTTACAACCACAACAAGCTGGCCCCTCTCACCAACCGCGCGATTTCCCCGTTCCCACCGGGATCCACCATGAAGATCCCCATCTCCATCTCGGCGGCTCTCGTCAACATGGCGAACAAGCACTACACCTGCAACGGCTATGTCTCGTATGGCAACGCGCGGGTGAAGTGCTGGATCGGACGGCCTCCTCACAACAGCAGCCACGGAGGTCAGAATATCTCCGAAGCCATCCAGCACTCCTGCAATCCCTATTTCAACCACCTCGCCAACTCCATGCCCCGGGACGCCCTCATCGAAGGCTGCTCCATGGTGAACATCGGCAAACGCACGGGGATCGAACTTCCCTCGGAAGATTCCGGCATCCTGACCGGCAGCCGCGCATGGCGCGCCGCCTATCCGAATGAAGCGCTGACGGATCACGCCGTCGCCATGCTTTCCATCGGCCAGGGACAATCCATGGCCACTCCTCTCCAGGTATGCTCCGTCGCCGCCTGTGTCGCAAACGGAGGAAAGTATTACCAGCCCCGTGTCGTCAAGGAGGTCATCTCGGAAAGTGGCAAGGTGCTTGTGGCGGATACTCCGAAACTTCAGATCGATCTCATCAAAGCCGGTATCAAACCCGCCGATTTCGAACTCATCCGCAAGGGCATGTTCATGTCCACCAACGAAAGGGGCGGCACTTCCGGAAAAGTGAAACTTCCCAACATCGTCGCCGCTTCCAAAAGCGGCACGGCCCAGGCCACTGAATTCGGTAAATTCACGAACACCTCGTGGATCATGAGTTTCGCTCCCTACGAGAATCCGAAGTACGCCGTCTGTATCATGGTCCAGAACGCCCAATCCGGCGGTGCCGTCGTCGGCCCCCTCGTCAATCTCGTCTATCGCGGCCTGTTCGCCCGGGACCTCAAAGGCATCCGGCTCCCGCTGAAACCCCAGACCAAGGTGCCGGGCTACATCGGTGAGAACATCAAGGCCATCGAGATCACACCGGAAGCCATCGCCGCCGTCGAAGCCGGAGACACCTCCCCCGCTCCGGAGGCCATCAGCGCGGTCGCCGCGGAGATTCCTCCCGCCACCGAGGAGGAAGTCGGAGAAACCGGAGAGGAGTCCGGCGATGTTCCGCCGACCATCCAGCCCGAGCCGGTCACCGACACCATCCCTCTTCCCACAGTCACCCCTGCCGCGGATGCGGAAGGTTCCGTCATACCCAAGGCCCTGCCTGTGAAAGAAGACTAA
- a CDS encoding YegP family protein, which yields MNQKSVHKVNFSMDIRKKRGILQLVWEFIHPAVTPQPPKNMYYTVWKSTANGNWYWNLKAANHEKIATSEGYVTKQGALHSIELVKGSNNAPVIEI from the coding sequence ATGAACCAAAAAAGTGTTCATAAGGTCAATTTTTCGATGGACATCCGGAAAAAAAGAGGCATTTTGCAATTGGTTTGGGAATTCATCCACCCAGCCGTAACCCCCCAACCCCCTAAAAATATGTATTACACTGTTTGGAAAAGTACCGCCAATGGCAACTGGTATTGGAATCTCAAGGCTGCAAACCATGAGAAAATTGCTACCAGTGAAGGTTATGTCACGAAGCAAGGAGCCTTGCACTCTATTGAATTGGTGAAAGGCTCCAACAATGCTCCAGTGATCGAAATTTAA
- a CDS encoding DUF2809 domain-containing protein produces the protein MRRKRFAYVLLILLVMGTGLLWRSRFLPLPPFLSKYGGDALWALLVFFGFGFLLNRVTTARLALVSLAFAWTVEFLQLYHASWIDSIRAFRLGHLVLGSTFNWPDLAAYAVGIAIGVWLETRSGVASTWRTDEKRQGDL, from the coding sequence ATGCGCCGGAAACGATTTGCCTACGTGCTGCTCATCCTGCTGGTTATGGGGACGGGGCTGCTCTGGCGCTCCCGTTTTCTTCCGCTGCCCCCTTTCTTGAGCAAATATGGCGGTGACGCTTTGTGGGCGTTGCTCGTGTTTTTCGGATTCGGATTTCTGCTCAACCGCGTGACGACGGCGCGTCTCGCGCTTGTCTCGCTGGCCTTCGCATGGACGGTTGAATTCCTCCAGCTCTATCATGCGTCATGGATCGACTCGATCCGCGCGTTCCGGCTTGGACATCTGGTCCTCGGCTCCACCTTCAACTGGCCGGATCTTGCGGCCTATGCGGTGGGGATCGCAATCGGGGTGTGGTTGGAAACGCGAAGCGGGGTTGCCAGCACCTGGAGGACCGACGAAAAACGTCAGGGCGATTTGTGA
- a CDS encoding trypsin-like serine protease, whose translation MKPPSFALMVIIGMACTAEASTTLHTLDPQAYRDEAALYPSVGKVAGNGITGSGVLISNQWVLTAAHVALGKQAGDTFNVGGVDYTISSSVTHPNYLSAGSNSYDLGLLYLSAPVTTAGPAQMFRYAQPSSIIGKEATYVGVGFTGTGITGVSSSAPELRAFTNLIEFYGEQYGLTNTSIVSDFDNHDGTINRADSIAAATRLEGSLAPGDSGGGVFVTEGGVRYLVGINSYSGYVNVGGMNSKYGGISGAMDLQQFYPWIFSATGISAVPEPGVLWLCALGGLLGLVRRR comes from the coding sequence ATGAAACCGCCCAGCTTCGCATTGATGGTGATCATCGGGATGGCTTGCACTGCAGAGGCCTCCACCACACTCCATACCCTCGATCCACAGGCTTACCGGGACGAGGCAGCCCTTTACCCGAGCGTGGGAAAAGTGGCGGGCAACGGCATCACCGGCTCCGGCGTGCTGATCTCGAACCAATGGGTGCTCACTGCGGCCCATGTCGCCCTGGGCAAGCAAGCGGGCGATACATTCAATGTCGGCGGAGTGGACTATACCATCTCCAGCAGCGTGACCCATCCGAACTACCTGAGCGCCGGTTCCAATTCATATGATCTCGGACTGCTCTATCTGTCGGCACCTGTCACGACCGCCGGCCCCGCGCAGATGTTCCGCTATGCCCAGCCGTCATCCATCATCGGGAAGGAAGCGACCTATGTGGGCGTCGGCTTCACCGGTACCGGCATTACCGGAGTCAGCTCCTCAGCTCCCGAACTGCGGGCGTTCACCAATCTCATCGAATTCTATGGTGAACAGTATGGTCTGACGAATACCTCGATCGTCTCCGACTTCGACAACCACGACGGCACGATCAACCGCGCGGACTCCATCGCGGCGGCCACGCGTTTGGAAGGTTCCCTCGCTCCGGGCGACAGCGGCGGCGGGGTGTTCGTCACGGAAGGCGGGGTGCGCTATCTGGTCGGGATCAACAGTTACTCCGGTTATGTGAATGTGGGAGGGATGAATTCCAAATACGGCGGCATCAGTGGCGCGATGGATTTGCAGCAATTCTACCCGTGGATTTTCTCGGCCACGGGCATTTCCGCCGTTCCGGAGCCCGGCGTGTTGTGGTTGTGCGCCTTGGGCGGGCTCCTCGGGCTGGTGCGGCGGAGGTGA
- the rho gene encoding transcription termination factor Rho yields the protein MSNNTNEDATQQPPAGTNGDTPPARKRAARKVAVKTSETASTEPVAKKAARKTAAKKAPVVEAQVEAPVKKTAAKKAAKKAAAVSSTPELPFDLPPVSKPVPAPEEPVAARAVKTPRARKTAVKKATAGPAAEEAPAPSPAAEPMTDSSSPEEAPRRFGRVPGGGPVNHREPVQSRPAAQQESIPFPAAVQTPEPAEAPRESENQDGRPRNSQQARQEQPQQNQQRQNNQAAGNQANGGGQPQESRSKRRREKRKRRNQERLAQTGGQAPQNPQNNQNRQRHDNNRGQQGKQQDGEDRRNTAPLDGPKIECDGMLELAPKGFGFLRVPKKNFEQARDDIFVTPETIRKYHLRPGQWIHGLYQEGHRGPQLVEISTINDLAPEDASKLPHFDELKAINPAKRISFETTPERFTTRVVDIMAPVGRGQRGLIVSPPRSGKTTLLLHMAEAIREKYDEAIHLMVVLVDERPEEVTEFRRALPGAEIYASSNDEQARNHCRIAELAIERAKRLVEAGRDVFLIMDSITRLARAYNGGMNNRGRGTGSGGITIGALEVPRRLFAAARNTRGGGSLTILATALIQTNSRADEAIYMEFKGTGNMELVLDRKIAENYIYPAVDIFKSGTRREELLLAEHMLHKIHLIRRGLSGHRPAEAMERLLFFLKKFPNNPQMLLEIKG from the coding sequence ATGAGTAACAATACCAACGAGGACGCCACGCAACAACCCCCAGCAGGCACGAACGGTGACACGCCCCCCGCACGCAAGAGGGCGGCGAGAAAAGTGGCGGTCAAGACAAGCGAGACCGCGTCCACCGAACCCGTTGCGAAAAAGGCGGCACGCAAGACCGCCGCAAAAAAAGCACCCGTCGTTGAAGCCCAGGTCGAAGCACCTGTGAAAAAAACCGCCGCGAAAAAGGCGGCGAAGAAAGCAGCGGCCGTCTCTTCGACGCCCGAGCTTCCGTTCGATCTGCCTCCCGTTTCCAAACCGGTTCCCGCTCCTGAGGAACCTGTCGCCGCCCGTGCGGTGAAGACTCCTCGGGCAAGGAAAACCGCCGTGAAAAAGGCCACCGCAGGACCAGCTGCCGAAGAGGCGCCGGCTCCATCACCGGCAGCTGAACCAATGACGGATTCCTCTTCTCCGGAGGAGGCCCCGCGTCGTTTCGGGCGTGTTCCCGGCGGCGGTCCGGTGAACCATCGCGAACCAGTCCAATCCCGCCCTGCCGCGCAACAGGAATCAATACCGTTTCCCGCGGCCGTCCAAACACCCGAGCCTGCCGAAGCACCGCGCGAATCGGAAAACCAGGATGGCCGGCCACGGAATTCCCAACAAGCCCGCCAGGAACAGCCCCAGCAGAATCAGCAGCGCCAGAACAACCAGGCGGCAGGCAACCAGGCAAACGGCGGTGGCCAGCCTCAGGAAAGCCGCAGCAAGCGCCGGCGTGAAAAGCGCAAGCGCCGCAATCAGGAGCGTCTCGCCCAGACCGGCGGGCAAGCTCCTCAAAACCCGCAGAACAACCAGAACCGCCAGCGCCACGACAACAACCGCGGCCAGCAAGGAAAACAGCAGGATGGCGAGGACCGCCGCAACACGGCGCCTCTCGACGGTCCGAAAATCGAATGCGACGGCATGCTCGAACTCGCGCCGAAAGGCTTCGGCTTCCTCCGCGTGCCGAAGAAAAACTTCGAGCAGGCGCGCGACGACATTTTCGTCACTCCCGAGACGATCCGCAAATACCACCTCCGTCCCGGCCAGTGGATTCACGGGCTTTATCAGGAAGGACACCGTGGTCCCCAGCTTGTGGAAATCTCCACCATCAATGATCTGGCTCCCGAAGATGCGTCCAAGCTTCCTCATTTCGACGAACTCAAGGCGATCAACCCGGCCAAACGTATCAGCTTCGAAACCACGCCCGAACGCTTCACCACCCGCGTCGTGGACATCATGGCTCCCGTCGGCCGCGGCCAGCGCGGGCTCATCGTCTCACCACCGCGCTCCGGAAAAACCACCTTGCTGCTGCACATGGCCGAGGCGATCCGCGAGAAGTACGACGAAGCCATCCACCTGATGGTGGTGCTGGTCGACGAACGGCCTGAGGAAGTCACCGAGTTCCGCCGCGCCCTGCCGGGTGCGGAGATCTACGCCAGTTCCAATGACGAGCAGGCGCGCAACCACTGCCGCATCGCCGAGCTCGCCATCGAGCGTGCCAAACGGCTCGTGGAGGCCGGACGTGATGTCTTCCTCATCATGGATTCCATCACGCGCCTCGCCCGCGCCTACAACGGTGGCATGAACAACCGTGGCCGTGGAACCGGTTCCGGCGGCATCACCATCGGAGCGCTGGAAGTCCCCCGCCGTCTCTTCGCCGCGGCGAGAAACACCCGTGGCGGAGGATCCCTCACCATCCTCGCCACCGCGCTCATCCAGACGAACTCCCGCGCCGACGAAGCCATCTACATGGAGTTCAAGGGCACGGGCAACATGGAGCTGGTTCTGGACCGCAAGATCGCGGAAAACTACATCTACCCTGCGGTGGACATCTTCAAATCCGGCACCCGCCGCGAGGAACTGCTGCTGGCGGAACACATGCTGCACAAGATCCACCTCATCCGCCGCGGCCTCTCCGGCCACCGCCCTGCGGAAGCGATGGAGCGTCTGTTGTTCTTCCTGAAAAAGTTCCCGAACAACCCGCAGATGCTGCTGGAGATCAAGGGTTGA
- a CDS encoding ParA family protein yields MKVVAVANQKGGVGKTTTALNLSAALALRGQRVLLVDLDPQANCTSGLGIEVPDGSSMYPVLTNEATVHQQIVPTGRENLSLVPSEMDLAGVEIELARSDDHLTRLRNILQGLKPNDLFEYCILDTPPSLGVLMTSALAAADEILIPLQCEWFGLEGLAKIVHVIDQIRGSDANPNLTLEGIVMTMYDGRTLLSRQVVEEVSRFFPEQMYTTMIPRTIRIGEAPSHGKTIFEHDETGLGAQAYGALADEFLRRHAVPSPSLAAR; encoded by the coding sequence ATGAAAGTCGTCGCCGTCGCCAACCAAAAAGGTGGAGTGGGTAAAACCACCACCGCCCTGAATCTCTCCGCCGCCCTCGCCTTGCGGGGCCAGCGGGTGCTTCTGGTCGATCTCGACCCACAGGCGAACTGTACCAGCGGCCTCGGCATCGAGGTGCCGGACGGAAGCAGCATGTATCCCGTGCTGACGAATGAGGCGACCGTGCACCAGCAGATCGTCCCCACCGGACGGGAAAACCTCTCTCTGGTCCCTTCCGAAATGGACCTGGCGGGCGTGGAAATCGAACTGGCCCGCAGCGACGACCATCTCACCCGGCTGAGAAACATCCTCCAAGGACTGAAACCGAACGACTTGTTCGAATACTGCATCCTCGACACCCCGCCATCACTGGGCGTCCTGATGACTTCGGCACTGGCTGCGGCGGATGAAATCCTCATCCCGCTCCAATGTGAGTGGTTCGGCTTGGAAGGGCTGGCGAAAATCGTCCATGTCATCGACCAGATCCGTGGCTCGGACGCGAATCCGAACCTGACCTTGGAAGGAATCGTGATGACGATGTATGACGGCCGCACCCTGCTCTCGCGACAGGTGGTGGAAGAAGTGTCCCGGTTTTTCCCGGAGCAGATGTATACGACCATGATTCCCCGGACCATCCGGATCGGTGAGGCCCCCAGCCATGGAAAAACCATTTTCGAGCACGATGAGACCGGGCTCGGGGCGCAGGCATACGGTGCCCTGGCGGACGAGTTCCTGAGACGTCACGCCGTGCCAAGCCCCTCGCTGGCGGCGCGTTAG
- the mreC gene encoding rod shape-determining protein MreC: MKPLNLIALLLFLGGAVWAFTQSDRAVREVQELYFSAMAPFLKSGSKMETQARRFLDETRHSKELEVEVETLRGELGALRVKNSLYKDLEMDNAQLRHALDFKKATNFDVVAANVIRRHPTTWWQTVDIDAGEERGIGTQLAVLSNEGLVGKIDRIYKDQNRASVLLLTDEKCQVSARVDGSPEVGILSGQRGRFDGNPLLRLRFLSTDAALHKGQKVYTTGRGGIFQPNILLGTIDSVEKGALDSEALVRPSVNFADLSTVFVVLSADTDSP; the protein is encoded by the coding sequence ATGAAGCCGCTCAATCTCATCGCCCTGCTGCTGTTCCTCGGAGGAGCTGTCTGGGCATTCACCCAAAGTGACCGCGCCGTGCGCGAGGTCCAGGAATTGTACTTTTCCGCGATGGCTCCGTTTTTGAAATCCGGGTCCAAAATGGAAACCCAGGCCCGCAGGTTTCTCGACGAGACCCGCCATTCGAAGGAACTCGAGGTGGAAGTGGAAACCCTGCGCGGGGAACTCGGCGCCCTGCGGGTGAAGAACTCGCTCTACAAGGATCTGGAAATGGACAACGCGCAGCTCCGACACGCGCTCGATTTCAAGAAGGCCACGAACTTCGATGTCGTCGCGGCGAATGTCATCCGCCGCCACCCCACCACCTGGTGGCAGACCGTGGACATCGACGCCGGTGAGGAACGGGGCATCGGCACCCAGCTCGCCGTGCTTTCGAACGAAGGTCTCGTCGGCAAGATCGACCGCATTTACAAGGATCAGAACCGCGCGTCCGTGCTGCTGCTGACCGATGAGAAATGCCAGGTCTCCGCCCGGGTGGACGGCTCTCCGGAAGTGGGAATCCTCAGTGGCCAGCGCGGCCGCTTCGACGGGAATCCCCTCCTCCGCCTGCGTTTCCTCTCGACAGATGCCGCCCTCCACAAGGGCCAGAAAGTTTACACCACAGGCCGGGGAGGAATCTTCCAGCCAAACATCTTATTAGGAACCATCGATTCCGTCGAAAAAGGCGCGCTGGATTCCGAAGCTCTCGTCCGGCCATCGGTGAACTTCGCGGATCTCAGCACGGTTTTCGTCGTGCTCTCCGCCGATACTGACAGTCCGTGA
- a CDS encoding SixA phosphatase family protein → MDLILLRHGKAEDMNIGGDFTRELVEKGRDQSRRAARLLKAAKALPEIVLTSPLTRARQTADEFCQTAEIPGAVIQGWLACGMSPETALAELAAFRDFKRVAIVGHEPDFSQLIAWVLGANGGGIVVKKGSLTCLSLNPPSRYGSLVYMIPPKLAADS, encoded by the coding sequence ATGGACCTCATCCTGCTGCGCCACGGAAAGGCGGAAGACATGAACATCGGAGGCGACTTCACCCGGGAACTGGTGGAGAAGGGCCGTGACCAGTCACGCCGTGCGGCGCGCTTGTTGAAAGCCGCCAAGGCTCTGCCGGAAATCGTCCTCACAAGCCCGCTGACCCGCGCCCGGCAGACGGCGGACGAATTCTGCCAGACGGCGGAGATCCCGGGCGCGGTCATCCAAGGCTGGCTCGCCTGTGGCATGTCACCGGAGACCGCGCTGGCGGAACTCGCGGCGTTCCGCGATTTCAAACGGGTGGCCATCGTCGGACACGAGCCTGATTTCTCCCAACTCATCGCCTGGGTGCTCGGCGCGAATGGCGGCGGCATCGTGGTGAAGAAAGGCAGTCTCACCTGCCTGTCACTGAATCCTCCGTCGCGGTATGGATCGCTTGTTTACATGATCCCACCGAAACTGGCGGCGGATTCCTGA
- a CDS encoding rod shape-determining protein, translating to MFKKLFGNLFSNDIGIDLGTANTLINVKDHGIVLREPSVVAVKAGTNEVLAVGDDAKRMLGRTPGNIVAIRPLKDGVIADFEVTEAMLRHFIKKVNKGRRSTPRVLIAIPSGITEVERRAVRESALQAGAREVYLIEEPMAAAIGVGLPVQEASGNMIVDIGGGTTEVALISLSGIVYARSVRTAGDELDEAIIQYMKRAYNLMIGERTSEEIKIRLGSAAPLPKEMTMEVKGRDLVAGLPKTITITSQEIREAMADPLSTIVDAVRTTLERCPPELASDLVDRGIVLAGGGALLKGLDRLLREETGLPVHIAEDPLSAVAEGTGKALQELALLKRVANSDR from the coding sequence ATGTTCAAAAAGCTTTTTGGCAACCTATTCTCAAATGACATCGGCATCGATCTAGGCACTGCGAACACCCTCATCAACGTCAAGGATCACGGCATCGTCCTGCGCGAGCCGTCCGTCGTCGCGGTCAAGGCGGGCACCAACGAAGTGCTTGCGGTCGGTGACGATGCAAAACGCATGCTCGGCCGGACGCCTGGCAATATTGTCGCCATCCGTCCGCTGAAGGATGGTGTCATCGCGGATTTCGAAGTCACCGAGGCGATGCTCCGCCACTTCATCAAGAAGGTGAACAAAGGCCGCCGCTCCACCCCACGGGTGCTCATCGCCATTCCCTCCGGCATCACCGAAGTCGAACGCCGCGCGGTTCGCGAGTCGGCCTTGCAGGCCGGTGCGCGCGAGGTTTACCTCATCGAGGAACCCATGGCGGCCGCGATCGGCGTGGGGCTTCCGGTTCAGGAAGCCTCGGGAAACATGATCGTGGACATCGGTGGAGGAACCACGGAAGTGGCGCTTATCTCCCTCTCCGGCATTGTTTACGCCCGCTCCGTCCGCACCGCGGGCGATGAGCTGGACGAGGCGATCATCCAGTACATGAAGCGCGCCTACAACCTCATGATCGGCGAGCGCACTTCGGAGGAAATCAAGATCCGCCTGGGCTCCGCCGCCCCCCTTCCCAAGGAAATGACCATGGAGGTCAAGGGCCGGGACCTCGTCGCCGGCCTTCCGAAAACCATCACCATCACCTCGCAGGAAATCCGCGAAGCCATGGCCGACCCGCTCAGCACCATTGTTGACGCGGTCCGCACCACTCTGGAACGCTGCCCACCGGAACTTGCCTCGGATCTCGTCGACCGGGGCATCGTGCTGGCGGGTGGAGGAGCCTTGCTCAAAGGGCTTGACCGCCTGCTGCGCGAGGAAACCGGGCTGCCCGTCCACATCGCGGAGGACCCCCTCAGCGCGGTGGCGGAGGGCACGGGCAAGGCGCTTCAGGAGCTTGCGTTGCTGAAGCGGGTAGCGAACTCGGATCGCTGA
- the fabG gene encoding 3-oxoacyl-[acyl-carrier-protein] reductase — MQRFANKIAVVTGGGRGIGQEIARALAAEGAKVAVVSRSESSCGKAAEEINADFPGSCTAYAVDVADHAAVQELSKKIGDEIGAVNILVNNAGVTRDGLLMRMKEEDWDTVLDTNLKGAFNTVKAFMRPLMKAEDPRIINIASVVGIIGNAGQANYSASKAGLIGFTKAVARELSGRQVTCNAVAPGFIKTDMTDELTDAQKNAVVGNIPLGSFGETKDIAAMVAFLASKEARYITGQVFAVDGGMTM, encoded by the coding sequence ATGCAGCGCTTCGCAAACAAAATCGCCGTCGTCACCGGAGGTGGCCGTGGAATTGGTCAGGAAATCGCCCGTGCTCTCGCAGCCGAGGGCGCCAAGGTCGCGGTGGTGAGCCGCAGCGAGTCGAGCTGTGGGAAAGCGGCTGAAGAAATCAACGCGGATTTCCCCGGCTCCTGCACGGCCTATGCGGTGGACGTCGCGGACCATGCGGCGGTCCAGGAACTCTCGAAGAAGATCGGTGACGAGATCGGTGCGGTGAACATCCTCGTGAACAACGCCGGCGTCACCCGCGACGGCCTGCTCATGCGGATGAAGGAGGAGGACTGGGACACCGTCCTCGACACGAACTTGAAAGGGGCTTTCAACACGGTGAAGGCGTTCATGCGGCCGCTGATGAAGGCCGAGGATCCGCGCATTATCAACATCGCCTCCGTCGTCGGCATCATTGGAAACGCCGGACAGGCGAACTACTCCGCCTCCAAGGCGGGTCTCATCGGCTTCACCAAGGCCGTCGCCCGCGAGCTTTCCGGCCGCCAGGTGACATGCAACGCGGTGGCTCCCGGATTCATCAAGACCGACATGACCGACGAACTCACCGACGCGCAGAAAAACGCGGTCGTCGGAAACATCCCGCTCGGCAGCTTCGGCGAAACCAAGGACATCGCGGCGATGGTCGCGTTCCTCGCCAGCAAGGAAGCGCGCTATATCACGGGACAGGTCTTCGCGGTGGATGGCGGGATGACGATGTGA